The following proteins come from a genomic window of Pelmatolapia mariae isolate MD_Pm_ZW linkage group LG17, Pm_UMD_F_2, whole genome shotgun sequence:
- the LOC135932161 gene encoding E3 ubiquitin-protein ligase TRIM39-like encodes NKPSDGCDAAEQAATAEPLMRDDFIEGEGISREYDFEEEWRPPRDKLMMIQQCNSMTLTFDPHVAHPILKVYEGGKKLTRGIHLRPYSPLFERPFLNQPYVLATEGFSSGRFYYEVCVSKSKVWTLGVVKESVNKHMGFPPTPKDGAWTLSARYTGWDVQYFACDSEILLSHVRQRPKTVGVFVDYEKGEVSFYDVDTRTLMYSFTGCTFTEKPSTLKALLYYLLGFPLSNRCKLYPIFGIFPIGNNFANQISITT; translated from the coding sequence AATAAGCCGTCTGATGGCTGTGATGCTGCTGAACAGGCTGCTACAGCAGAACCACTAATGAGAGACGATTTTATTGAAGGAGAAGGGATATCAAGAGAATATGATTTTGAAGAGGAGTGGAGACCACCTCGGGACAAGCTAATGATGATCCAGCAGTGCAATTCGATGACTCTAACTTTTGATCCCCACGTAGCCCATCCAATACTCAAGGTGTACGAGGGTGGCAAAAAACTAACACGTGGTATACATTTACGGCCTTACTCTCCTCTTTTTGAGCGACCATTTTTAAATCAACCCTATGTCCTTGCGACTGAAGGATTCTCCTCAGGCAGATTCTACTATGAGGTTTGTGTCAGCAAGAGTAAAGTCTGGACTTTGGGAGTGGTCAAAGAGTCTGTGAACAAGCACATGGGTTTTCCTCCCACCCCCAAAGATGGAGCCTGGACATTAAGCGCACGGTACACTGGATGGGATGTGCAATATTTTGCCTGTGATTCCGAGATTCTTCTTTCACATGTGAGACAGAGACCCAAAACAGTTGGTGTGTTTGTCGATTACGAGAAAGGAGAGGTCTCGTTCTATGACGTGGATACCAGAACCCTGATGTACTCCTTCACAGGATGTACCTTCACTGAGAAACCATCAACATTAAAAGCTCTTCTGTATTATCTGCTTGGCTTTCCTTTAAGTAACAGGTGCAAGCTGTATCCTATTTTTGGAATCTTTCCAATAGGTAATAATTTTGCCAACCAAATATCCATCACAACTTAA